Sequence from the Streptomyces mobaraensis NBRC 13819 = DSM 40847 genome:
CTTCCTGCTGGAGGGCCGCGTCGTCACGCTCGTCCGGCCCTCCGCGGCGCCGCACACACCGTCCGGCCCGGCCCGTACCGCCTCCGGCTCGATCGCCGTCCCCGGTGCCCGGGCACGGGTGGCGCGGGCCGGGCGGATCTACGTCGAGGGGCGGCACGACGCGGAGCTCGTGGAGCGCGTCTGGGGCGACGACCTGCGCGTCGAGGGCGTCGTCGTCGAGTACCTGGAGGGCGTCGACGATCTCCCGTCCATCGTCCGCGACTTCGGTCCCGGACCGGACGCGCGGCTGGGCGTCCTGGTGGACCACTTGGTGCCGGGTTCGAAGGAGTCGCGGATCGCGGCGGAGGTCACCGGCGAGCACGTGCTCGTCGTCGGGCATCCGTACGTGGACGTGTGGCAGGCGGTGAAGCCGTCGTCCGTGGGAATCGCGGGCTGGCCGTCCGTGCCGCGGGGACAGGACTGGAAGACGGGCGTCTGCCGGGCGCTGGGCTGGCCGGAGAACACGGGGGCCGCATGGCAGCGGATCCTGGCCGGGGTGCGGTCGTACAAGGACCTGGAGCCGGAACTGCTGGGGCGGGTGGAGGAGCTGATCGACTTTGTGACGGTGGGAAGTTAGCGGGGGGTGCCGGGGAGAGTGCGGAAGTCGGACGTGTCCAGGGTGATGCCGATCAGGTCGAGCGGCACGGGCTCGCCGAACTTGCTGGTGCGTTCCGTCCGGTAGTCGGCCTCCTCGCCGACGCCGAAGGGCTCGGTCAGCAGGACGCACTTGGCGGCGAACGGGTCGATGATCAGGTAACCGGGAACGCGGCCGGCCGCGTAGATCGAGCGCTTCTCGTGGTAGTCACGGTGGGTGCTGGTCTTGGAGACGACCTCCACGAGCAGCGTGGCGGCCGCGGCGGGGACCAGCCGGCCGGGGCCTTCGAAGGCTCCGCGCTCGACCACGAGAAGGTCGGGCTGCGGTTCGCTGTTCTCGCCGGGGATGGCGATGTCCTGGGTCGTCTTCCGCTGCCATCGGTCGCCGGGAACCTGGTCCCGAACGAGCTCGACGATGTCGTTGTGAACCCAGTCGGGCCCCGCCATCATCACGATGTCCCCCCGCAACAACTCGATCTTGTACCCCTCGAAGACCTCGGGGTGCTCGTCAATGAGAGCGATCAGTCGTTCGTCCACAGCCATCATCTCCGTGGTCCTCCGCATCGCCGCTCCTGGTTTCGGCGACAGCCTAGGGAGAGGCTAGGCGCAGACAGGGGCGATACGCCTCGGTTCACCCGATCAGGTAATCAGTCCACCAGGTCCCGCACCACCGCGTCGGCGAGCAGCCGCCCCCGCAACGTCAGCACGGCGCGCCCGGCCTCGTACGGCTCGGGCTGGAGCAGTCCGTCGGCCAGGGCCTTCTCCGCGGCCCGCGCGCCCGCCGGCTTCAGCAGGGACAGCGGGCAGCCGTCCACCAGGCGCAGCTCCAGCAGGATCCGCTCGACGCGCCGGTCCTCGTCGCCGAGGACCTCCCTCCCCGCCCCGGGCGAACGTCCCTCCGCCAGGGCCTGCGCGTAGGCGCCGGGGTGCTTGACGTTCCACCACCGCACCCCGCCGACGTGCGAGTGGGCGCCGGGTCCCGCGCCCCACCAGTCGGCGCCCCGCCAGTACAGCTCGTTGTGGCGGCAGCGGCCGGCGTCCGTGGTGGCCCAGTTGGAGACCTCGTACCAGGAGAAGCCCGCCGCCGTGAGCCGCTCCTCGGCGATGAGGTAGCGGTCGGCGTGGACGTCGTCGTCGGTCATGGGGACCTCGCCCCGGCGGATGCGGCGGGCCAGCTGGGTGCCCTCCTCGACGATCAGGGCGTAGGCCGAGACGTGGTCGGGGCCGGCGGCGACGGCGGCGTCCAGCGAGGCGCGCCAGTCGTCGTCGCTCTCGCCGGGGGTGCCGTAGATCAGGTCGAGGTTGACGTGCTCGAAGCCGGCGGCGCGGGCCTCGGCGACGCACGCTTCGGGGCGGCCGGGGGTGTGCGTGCGGTCGAGGATCCTCAGGACGTGCTGCCGGGCGCTCTGCATGCCGAAGGAGACCCGGTTGAAGCCGGCGGCCCGCAGTTCCTCCAGGTAGCGGGGGCCGACGGACTCCGGGTTGGCCTCGGTGGTGACCTCGGCCCCGGGGGCGAGCCCGAACTCGTCGCGGATGGCGGCGAGCATCCGGCCCAGGTCGGCGGCGGGCAGCAGGGTGGGCGTGCCACCGCCGACGAAGACCGTCTCGACCGGTCGCGGATCGTCGCCGAGCACCTTGCGCGCCAGCCGGATCTCCTCGGCGACGGTGTCGGCGTAGTTGTCGCGGGAGGCGAGGGCGCCGCCGGAGCCGCGCAGCTCGCTCGCGGTGTAGGTGTTGAAGTCGCAGTAGCCGCAGCGGGTGGCGCAGTAGGGGACGTGCAGGTAGAAGCCGAGGGGCCGCCGGCCCGCGTCGGCGAGGGCGTGCGGGGGCAGCGCCCCGTCGTCGGGCACGGGCTCGCCGTCGGGCAGTACGGAAGGCATGGGTCCATTGTCCGGCATGACGACGGGACGCCGGACCGGCCGGGCCGGATGGCACGGGTGCCGGCCGGCCCGTTGGGCGGCAGGGGGATGCCGGACCGGACCGTGCGGACGACGGTGAGTGCCGGCCCGTCCGGCGCGGAGGCCGGACCGTCTCGTCCGGCCGTCGGCTCGCCCGGCACCGGACGGGCCCCAGGCCGCCCGTAAGCCGCCGCCCCCGGGCCGCTGGGCGCGGGTGCCCGGAGCGCGGGGGCGCGCGGTGCCGGGTGCGCGCCGGGTGCGGCGCGCAGAGCCCCGGCGGCCGCCCGCCGGTCAGCGCTCCCGCGTCCCCTCGTACATCTCCTCGATCAGGTCCTTGTACGCCCGCTCGACGACGGGCCGCTTGAGCTTGAGGCTCGGTGTGAGCTCCCCGTGCTCCACGTCCAGGTCGCGCGGCAGCAGCCGGAACTTCTTGATCGTCTGCCAGCGCTGGAGGCCCTCGTTGAGCCGTCGGACGTACTCCCCGACCATCTCCTCGGTCTGCGGCGCGGCGACCACCTCGGCGTACGTCCGGCCGCCGAGGCCGTGGTCGGCGGCCCACTTCAGGAGGGCGGGCTCGTCGAGGGCGATGAGGGCGGTGCAGTAGTTCCGGTCGGCGCCGTGGACCAGGATGTTGGAGACGAACGGGCAGATGCCCTTGAAGCGGCCCTCGACCTCGGCGGGGGCGACGTACTTGCCGCCCGACGTCTTGATCAGGTCCTTCTTGCGGTCGGTGATGCGCAGGAAGCCGTCGGGCGACAGCTCGCCGATGTCGCCGGTGTGGAACCAACCGTCCGGTTCGAGGACTTCCGCCGTCCGCTCGGGCAGGCCGTGGTAGCCCTCCATGATCCCGGGCCCGCGCAGCAGGACCTCTCCGTCGTCCGCTATGCGCACCTCGGTGCCGGGGAGCGGCTTGCCGACGGTGCCGGTGCGGTACGCCTCGCCGGGGTTGACGAAGTTGGCGGCGCTGGTCTCGGTGAGGCCGTAGCCCTCCAGGATGTGGATGCCGGCGCCGGAGAAGAAGAGGCCGATGTCGGGGGCGAGGGCGGACGCGCCGGAGATGCAGGCGCGGAGCCGGCCGCCGAACGCCTCCCGGATCTTGGCGTAGACGAGGACGTCGGCGGCCTTGTGGCGGGCGGCGAGCGCGAAGGGGACGGAACGGCTGCCGGTGCGGCGGTAGTTGTCCTGTGAGGTTCTGGCGTACTCGCGGGACACCTCGGCGGCCCACTGGAAGATCTTGTACTTGGCCCCGCCGCCTTCCCGGGCCTTGGCGACGACGCCGTTGTAGACCTTCTCGAAGACGCGGGGCACGGCCGCCATATAGGTCGGCCGGACGACCGGCAGATTCTCGACGATCTTGTCCGGCCGGCCGTCGACGGCGGTGACGTGGCCGATGCCGATGTGCCCGGCCGTGAGCACCTTGCCGAAGACGTGGGCGAGCGGGAGCCAGAGGTACTGGACGTCGTCGGACCGGACCAGGCCGGTGGCCTCGATGGCGCGAGCCATGTACGACCAGCTGTCCTGGCGCAGGCGGACGCCCTTGGGGCGGCCGGTGGTGCCGGAGGTGTAGATGAGGGTGGCGAGCTGCTCGGAGCGAATCGCGGCGACCCGGTCGCGGACCAGCTCCGGCGCCTCCTTCAGGCGGGCCGCGCCACGTCGTTCCAGCTCGGCGAGGGAGAGCACCCAGCCCTCCGGATCCCCCTCGGCCGGCACCGCGTCCGCTTCGTCGATCACCACGACATGGGCCAGACCGGGCAGGCCGTCGCGCTGCTCACGGGCCTTGGCGAGCTGCGCGGCGTCCTCCGCGATGAGCACCTTGCTCTCGGAGTCGGCGAGCATGAACGCCGACTCCTCGGCGTTGGTGCTCGGGTAGAGCGGGGTGGTGGCGGCGCCGGAGCAGAGGATGCCCAGGTCGGCGAGGATCCACTCGACGCGGGTGTTGGAGGCGAGGGCGACGCGCTCCTCGGGGGCGACACCGAGGCCGATCAGCCCGGCGGAGATCGCGAACACCCGCTCGGCGGCCTGCTTCCAGGTGAGCGAGGCCCAGGCGGACGGGCCGCGGCCGGAGGGCGGCGGCACGGGATACCGGTACGCCTCGGCGTCGGGAGTGGCGGCGACACGTTCGAGGAAGAGCGTCGCCACGGAGGGCGGCCGGTTCTCGAGCAAAGTCCTGATGTCGGTCACGGCATCCTCCGGGGCCCGCCTCGTTGCTGGGTGACTCGCGAGTAACCTTCAAGCAGTGATCAGACTAGAGGCGTCGGGGCCGTCATGTAAGAGGCCCGGAAAGCCTTGTTGAAGCTGTGACCGAAAGTGATTGTTGGCGCGTACACGTACCACGTGGGATGCCGCTCGGCGCGGCCGGAACACCGTACGGCCCCCACGAGCACACGAATACGCCCGCTCCCTCGCGGGGAGCGGGCGTCCGTGCGCCGTCGGGGGCGCGGCGGGGGCGGGACCGGCTACTTCTTGCCCTTCTCGCCGCTCTCGTCCGAGGAGAGCACCGCGATGAACGCCTCCTGCGGAACTTCCACGCTGCCGACCATCTTCATTCGCTTCTTGCCCTCCTTCTGCTTCTCCAGGAGCTTCCGCTTACGGGAGATGTCACCGCCGTAGCACTTCGCGAGAACGTCCTTGCGAATGGCGCGGACGGTCTCACGGGCGATGACGCGGGAGCCGATCGCGGCCTGGATCGGCACCTCGAAGTTCTGCCGCGGGATGAGCTCGCGGAGCTTGGCGACGAGCCGGACGCCGTAGGCGTACGCCTTGTCCTTGTGAGTGATCGCCGAGAAGGCGTCGACCTTGTCGCCGTGCAGCAGGATGTCGACCTTGACCAGGTCGGAGATCTGCTCGCCGGTGGGCTCGTAGTCCAGCGAGGCGTAACCGCGGGTCTTGGACTTCAGCTGGTCGAAGAAGTCGAAGACGACCTCGGCGAGGGGCAGCGTGTAGCGGATCTCGACGCGGTCCTCGGAGAGGTAGTCCATGCCCAGCAGGACGCCGCGGCGGGTCTGGCAGAGCTCCATGATCGCGCCGATGAACTCGCTCGGCGCCAGGATGGTGGCCCGGACGACCGGCTCGTGCACCTCGGCGATCTTGCCGGTCGGGAACTCGCTCGGGTTGGTGACCTCGTGCTCGCTCCCGTCCTCCATGCGGACGTTGTAGACCACGTTCGGCGCGGTGGCGATCAGGTCGAGACCGAACTCGCGCTCCAGGCGCTCGCGGATGACCTCCAGGTGGAGCAGGCCCAGGAAGCCGACGCGGAAGCCGAAGCCCAGCGCGGCGGACGTCTCCGGCTCGTACACCAGCGCGGCGTCGTTGAGCTGGAGCTTGTCGAGCGCCTCGCGCAGCTCCGGGTAGTCCGAGCCGTCCAGCGGGTAGAGGCCGGAGAAGACCATCGGCTTGGGGTCCTTGTACCCGCCCAGCGCCTGGGTGGCCCCGTTCTGGAACTGGGTGATGGTGTCGCCGACCTTGGACTGCCGGACGTCCTTCACGCCGGTGATCAGGTAGCCCACCTCGCCGACGGACAGACCGTCCGCGGGCAGCATCTCCGGGGAGTTGGTGCCGATCTCCAGCAGCTCGTGCTGAGCGCCGGTCGACATCATCTTGATCCGCTCGCGCTTGCGCAGCGTGCCGTCGACGACCTTCACGTACGTCACGACACCGCGGTAGGCGTCGTAGACCGAGTCGAAGATCATCGCGCGGGCCGGGGCGTCCTTGACGCCGACCGGGGCCGGGACGTCGCGGACGACGCGGTCCAGCAGCTCGGGCACGCCGACGCCGGTCTTCGCGGAGACCTTGAGGACGTCGGACGGGTCGCAGCCGACCAGGTTGGCCAGCTCGGCGGCGAACTTCTCGGGCTGCGCGGCCGGCAGGTCGATCTTGTTGAGGACCGGGATGATCGTGAGGTCGTTCTCCATCGCCAGGTAGAGGTTGGCGAGGGTCTGGGCCTCGATGCCCTGCGCGGCGTCCACGAGGAGGATGCAGCCCTCGCACGCGGCGAGGGAGCGGGAGACCTCGTAGGTGAAGTCGACGTGGCCCGGGGTGTCGATCATGTTGAGGATGTGGGTCGTGCCCTCGTCCTCCGAGGGGGCCCACGGGAGCCGGACCGCCTGCGACTTGATCGTGATGCCGCGCTCGCGCTCGATGTCCATCCGGTCGAGGTACTGCGCGCGCATCTGCCGCTGGTCGACCACGCCGGTCAGCTGAAGCATCCGGTCGGCGAGCGTCGACTTGCCATGGTCGATGTGCGCGATGATGCAGAAGTTACGGATCAGAGCCGGGTCGGTACGGCTCGGCTCGGGCACGTTGGTAGGGGTCGCGGGCACGCAGGATCCATTCGGTGACTTCGGCGTTTGCACGCCAGTCTCGGCGGGAGTCGGGTATACGACCCCTCCATCGTCCCATGAGCGGCGCCCGCCGTCCGGTTTGGGACGGCCCGGGGCGGGCTGGTAGCCTGGTCCACTGTGCTTCGCGACCCTCTCACGCGCGGAGCGCACTCTCGAAATCCAACGAACCTGAAAAGGCTCTTTCGTGGCGAACATCAAGTCCCAGATCAAGCGGAACAAGACCAACGAGAAGGCGCGCCTGCGCAACAAGGCCGTCAAGTCCGAGGTCAAGACCTTCGTCCGCGCCGCCCGCGAGGCCCTGGCCGCCGGCGACGCCGAGAAGGCCACCGCCGCGGTCGCCCTGGCCGGCAAGAAGCTGGACAAGGCCGCCAGCAAGGGCGTCATCCACAAGAACGCCGCCGCCAACAAGAAGTCGGCGCTGGCCAAGCAGGCTGCCTCCCTCAAGGGCTGAAGCTTGTCCGGGGCGTGAGCCCCGGTCCCTGCCGGTACCGGAACCAGCGGCCCCTCTACCGCTCCGGAACGGCACCCCGCCGCGCTCGGTCGTTCGCCACGCGGGCGCGGCATGAGCCTCAGGGCTCGCTGAACGAAACCGAGGCCCCGGCCCGTCCTTCCCCAGGACGGGCCGGGGCCTTCGGCGTATCCGGGGCTGGGGCTCTGAGCTTGGGAGGGGGCGGCGCCCCCGGCGGGCGCGCCGCGCGCTCAGTTGCGGCTGCGGGCCGCCCGGGCCACCGCGACCACGGCCTTCTCCAGGGCGTACTCCGGATCGTCGCCACCGCCCTTGACCCCGGCGTCCGCCTCGGCGACGGCCCGCAGCGCGGCCGCGACGCCGTCCGCCGACCAGCCACGCATCTGCTGGCGCACCCGGTCGATCTTCCATGGCGGCATGCCGAGCTCACGGGCCAGGTCACCCGGGCGGGCGCCGCGCGGCGCCGAGGCGAGCTTGCCGATCGAGCGCACACCCTGGGCGAGGGCGCTGGTGATCAGCACCGGGGCGACACCGGTGGACATGGCCCAGCGCAGCGCCTCCAGGGCCTCGGCGGCCCGGCCCTCCACGGCCCGGTCGGCGACGGTGAAGCTGGACGCCTCGGCCCGGCCGGTGTAGTAGCGGGCGACGACCGCCTCGTCGATCGTGCCCTCGACATCGGCGACGAGCTGCGCGCAGGCGCTGGCCAGCTCGCGCAGGTCGCTGCCGATCGCGTCGACGAGCGCCTGGCACGCCTCCGGCGTCACGGACCGGCGCGTGGACCGGAACTCCTGCCGGACGAATGCCAGCCGGTCGGCCGGCTTGGTCATCTTGGGGCAGGCGACTTCCCGGGCCCCCGCCTTCCGGGCGGCGTCGAGCAGCC
This genomic interval carries:
- a CDS encoding DUF3097 domain-containing protein produces the protein MRSRQYDPDLTPPWKRSVPVPEVPAEPDLVVEEVTTGFCGAVVRCEKTAQGPTVTLEDRFGKHRVFPLEPRGFLLEGRVVTLVRPSAAPHTPSGPARTASGSIAVPGARARVARAGRIYVEGRHDAELVERVWGDDLRVEGVVVEYLEGVDDLPSIVRDFGPGPDARLGVLVDHLVPGSKESRIAAEVTGEHVLVVGHPYVDVWQAVKPSSVGIAGWPSVPRGQDWKTGVCRALGWPENTGAAWQRILAGVRSYKDLEPELLGRVEELIDFVTVGS
- a CDS encoding Uma2 family endonuclease: MRRTTEMMAVDERLIALIDEHPEVFEGYKIELLRGDIVMMAGPDWVHNDIVELVRDQVPGDRWQRKTTQDIAIPGENSEPQPDLLVVERGAFEGPGRLVPAAAATLLVEVVSKTSTHRDYHEKRSIYAAGRVPGYLIIDPFAAKCVLLTEPFGVGEEADYRTERTSKFGEPVPLDLIGITLDTSDFRTLPGTPR
- the hemW gene encoding radical SAM family heme chaperone HemW; this encodes MPSVLPDGEPVPDDGALPPHALADAGRRPLGFYLHVPYCATRCGYCDFNTYTASELRGSGGALASRDNYADTVAEEIRLARKVLGDDPRPVETVFVGGGTPTLLPAADLGRMLAAIRDEFGLAPGAEVTTEANPESVGPRYLEELRAAGFNRVSFGMQSARQHVLRILDRTHTPGRPEACVAEARAAGFEHVNLDLIYGTPGESDDDWRASLDAAVAAGPDHVSAYALIVEEGTQLARRIRRGEVPMTDDDVHADRYLIAEERLTAAGFSWYEVSNWATTDAGRCRHNELYWRGADWWGAGPGAHSHVGGVRWWNVKHPGAYAQALAEGRSPGAGREVLGDEDRRVERILLELRLVDGCPLSLLKPAGARAAEKALADGLLQPEPYEAGRAVLTLRGRLLADAVVRDLVD
- a CDS encoding AMP-dependent synthetase/ligase; the encoded protein is MTDIRTLLENRPPSVATLFLERVAATPDAEAYRYPVPPPSGRGPSAWASLTWKQAAERVFAISAGLIGLGVAPEERVALASNTRVEWILADLGILCSGAATTPLYPSTNAEESAFMLADSESKVLIAEDAAQLAKAREQRDGLPGLAHVVVIDEADAVPAEGDPEGWVLSLAELERRGAARLKEAPELVRDRVAAIRSEQLATLIYTSGTTGRPKGVRLRQDSWSYMARAIEATGLVRSDDVQYLWLPLAHVFGKVLTAGHIGIGHVTAVDGRPDKIVENLPVVRPTYMAAVPRVFEKVYNGVVAKAREGGGAKYKIFQWAAEVSREYARTSQDNYRRTGSRSVPFALAARHKAADVLVYAKIREAFGGRLRACISGASALAPDIGLFFSGAGIHILEGYGLTETSAANFVNPGEAYRTGTVGKPLPGTEVRIADDGEVLLRGPGIMEGYHGLPERTAEVLEPDGWFHTGDIGELSPDGFLRITDRKKDLIKTSGGKYVAPAEVEGRFKGICPFVSNILVHGADRNYCTALIALDEPALLKWAADHGLGGRTYAEVVAAPQTEEMVGEYVRRLNEGLQRWQTIKKFRLLPRDLDVEHGELTPSLKLKRPVVERAYKDLIEEMYEGTRER
- the lepA gene encoding translation elongation factor 4 — protein: MPATPTNVPEPSRTDPALIRNFCIIAHIDHGKSTLADRMLQLTGVVDQRQMRAQYLDRMDIERERGITIKSQAVRLPWAPSEDEGTTHILNMIDTPGHVDFTYEVSRSLAACEGCILLVDAAQGIEAQTLANLYLAMENDLTIIPVLNKIDLPAAQPEKFAAELANLVGCDPSDVLKVSAKTGVGVPELLDRVVRDVPAPVGVKDAPARAMIFDSVYDAYRGVVTYVKVVDGTLRKRERIKMMSTGAQHELLEIGTNSPEMLPADGLSVGEVGYLITGVKDVRQSKVGDTITQFQNGATQALGGYKDPKPMVFSGLYPLDGSDYPELREALDKLQLNDAALVYEPETSAALGFGFRVGFLGLLHLEVIRERLEREFGLDLIATAPNVVYNVRMEDGSEHEVTNPSEFPTGKIAEVHEPVVRATILAPSEFIGAIMELCQTRRGVLLGMDYLSEDRVEIRYTLPLAEVVFDFFDQLKSKTRGYASLDYEPTGEQISDLVKVDILLHGDKVDAFSAITHKDKAYAYGVRLVAKLRELIPRQNFEVPIQAAIGSRVIARETVRAIRKDVLAKCYGGDISRKRKLLEKQKEGKKRMKMVGSVEVPQEAFIAVLSSDESGEKGKK
- the rpsT gene encoding 30S ribosomal protein S20; translation: MANIKSQIKRNKTNEKARLRNKAVKSEVKTFVRAAREALAAGDAEKATAAVALAGKKLDKAASKGVIHKNAAANKKSALAKQAASLKG
- the holA gene encoding DNA polymerase III subunit delta; amino-acid sequence: MARNTAGKAANDDPLAPVTLAVGQEELLLDRAVQEVVAAARAADADTDVRDLAPDALQPGTLAELTSPSLFAERKVVIVRNAQDLSADTIKDVKGYLGAPAEEITLVLLHAGGAKGKGLLDAARKAGAREVACPKMTKPADRLAFVRQEFRSTRRSVTPEACQALVDAIGSDLRELASACAQLVADVEGTIDEAVVARYYTGRAEASSFTVADRAVEGRAAEALEALRWAMSTGVAPVLITSALAQGVRSIGKLASAPRGARPGDLARELGMPPWKIDRVRQQMRGWSADGVAAALRAVAEADAGVKGGGDDPEYALEKAVVAVARAARSRN